A genomic window from Populus alba chromosome 19, ASM523922v2, whole genome shotgun sequence includes:
- the LOC118050652 gene encoding uncharacterized protein isoform X2, producing the protein MSSSSTSGTKQYLKITGSDEENYPLTRKVQRDIWLHQHPENCRDPNVRFLVADWERLPGFGIGAQLAGMCGLLAIAINEKRVLVTSYYNRADHDGCKGSYNSSWSCYFFPETSQECRDRAFELLGNKEALERGIITTKDSYKSKEIWTGRTPRVWGEPWRFLQPTTEMNGSLVAFHRKMDRRWWRAQAIRYLMRFQTQYMCGLMNIARNAAFGKEAARMVLTSLRTEWPKDFQKRRSDIEEFVWSSHRPWIPRPLLSMHVRMGDKACEMKVVEFEGYMHLADRIRQHFPHIKTVWLSTEMQEVVDKSKQYTKWDFYYTNVTRQVGNMTMATYEASLGRQTSTNYPLVNFLMATEADFFVGALGSTWCYLIDGMRNTGGKVMAGYLSVNKDRFW; encoded by the exons ATGAGCAGCTCGAGTACTTCAGGCACCAAGCAATATCTGAAG ATTACTGGATCGGATGAAGAAAACTATCCTCTTACTAGGAAAGTGCAGCGTGACATATGGCTACATCAGCATCCTGAGAACTGCAGGGATCCTAATGTAAGATTTCTGGTTGCTGACTGGGAGAGGTTACCTGGTTTCGGTATTGGAGCCCAGCTAGCTGGAATGTGCGGGCTTCTTGCGATTGCAATCAACGAGAAAAGAGTACTTGTCACCAGCTACTACAATAGAGCTGACCATGATGGTTGTAAAG GTTCTTACAACTCCAGTTGGTCATGCTACTTCTTTCCAGAAACATCCCAAGAATGTCGAGATCGTGCATTTGAGCTATTGGGTAATAAAGAAGCATTGGAAAGGGGAATTATAACTACAAAAGACagttataaatcaaaagaaatatggACTGGAAGGACTCCAAG GGTATGGGGAGAACCCTGGAGATTTCTGCAACCAACAACAGAAATGAATGGGAGTTTGGTCGCTTTTCATCGTAAAATGGATCGAAGATGGTGGAGAGCACAG GCAATAAGATACTTGATGAGATTCCAAACTCAGTATATGTGTGGCTTGATGAATATTGCCCGAAATGCTGCTTTTGGGAAGGAAGCCGCGAGGATGGTTCTTACAAGTCTCCGAACAGAATGGCCAAAG GATTTTCAGAAGCGCAGGTCAGACATTGAAGAATTCGTATGGTCCAGTCACAGACCATGGATTCCTAGGCCATTGTTGAGCATGCATGTAAGAATGGGAGACAAGGCATGTGAAATGAAGGTAGTTGAGTTTGAAGGTTACATGCATCTTGCTGACCGGATCAGACAGCATTTTCCTCACATCAAGACTGTTTGGCTGTCAACTGAAATGCAG GAAGTTGTCGACAAGTCAAAGCAATACACGAAATGGGATTTCTACTACACGAATGTAACACGACAAGTTGGGAACATGACAATGGCCACATATGAGGCAAGTCTGGGCAGGCAAACCAGTACAAACTATCCCCTTGTTAATTTCTTGATGGCAACAGAGGCCGACTTTTTCGTCGGAGCACTGGGTTCGACATGGTGCTATCTCATAGATGGTATGAGGAACACCGGAGGGAAAGTAATGGCTGGTTACTTGAGCGTTAACAAAGATCGGTTCTGGTAG
- the LOC118050652 gene encoding uncharacterized protein isoform X1 produces the protein MNMEPLNQKSLERIVSQKALQIGSSFPCQICVVGFLSGVCLTSLFLALLTSLGTFEFGGISFSAISQGNSPLNSSSSGFINTVANVDCRFKRNEVVAERGVDSKRSKDGTDDERVFLLHSAWSALLSESVDGKSAFWHRAGLDKSAVPNAPHLENCKLSGQKNERLDMRAENERLPPWTTWKGLLDTHPASMANEQLEYFRHQAISEGSYPPWITGSDEENYPLTRKVQRDIWLHQHPENCRDPNVRFLVADWERLPGFGIGAQLAGMCGLLAIAINEKRVLVTSYYNRADHDGCKGSYNSSWSCYFFPETSQECRDRAFELLGNKEALERGIITTKDSYKSKEIWTGRTPRVWGEPWRFLQPTTEMNGSLVAFHRKMDRRWWRAQAIRYLMRFQTQYMCGLMNIARNAAFGKEAARMVLTSLRTEWPKDFQKRRSDIEEFVWSSHRPWIPRPLLSMHVRMGDKACEMKVVEFEGYMHLADRIRQHFPHIKTVWLSTEMQEVVDKSKQYTKWDFYYTNVTRQVGNMTMATYEASLGRQTSTNYPLVNFLMATEADFFVGALGSTWCYLIDGMRNTGGKVMAGYLSVNKDRFW, from the exons atgaatatggAGCCATTGAACCAGAAATCGCTTGAGAGAATAGTGTCACAGAAAGCTTTGCAAATTGGTAGTTCATTTCCATGTCAAATTTGTGTGGTGGGTTTTCTCAGTGGAGTTTGCCTCACCTCTTTGTTTTTGGCTCTTCTTACTTCTCTGGGGACTTTTGAGTTTGGTGGCATTTCATTCTCTGCCATCTCTCAGGGAAATTCTCCATTGAATTCTTCAAGTTCTGGGTTTATCA ATACAGTTGCAAATGTGGATTGCAGATTTAAAAGAAACGAAGTTGTTGCAGAGAGGGGGGTTGATTCAAAGAGAAGTAAAGATGGGACTGATGATGAGagagtttttttattgcattcagCTTGGAGTGCCTTGTTATCAGAATCAGTTGACGGAAAGAGTGCTTTCTGGCACCGTGCTGGACTTGACAAATCCGCCGTGCCAAATGCCCCTCATTTGGAGAACTGCAAATTGAGTGGACAAAAAAATGAACGTCTTGATATGCGAGCGGAAAATGAGAGGTTACCTCCTTGGACAACTTGGAAGGGATTGTTAGACACACACCCTGCATCCATGGCCAATGAGCAGCTCGAGTACTTCAGGCACCAAGCAATATCTGAAGGTTCTTATCCTCCCTGG ATTACTGGATCGGATGAAGAAAACTATCCTCTTACTAGGAAAGTGCAGCGTGACATATGGCTACATCAGCATCCTGAGAACTGCAGGGATCCTAATGTAAGATTTCTGGTTGCTGACTGGGAGAGGTTACCTGGTTTCGGTATTGGAGCCCAGCTAGCTGGAATGTGCGGGCTTCTTGCGATTGCAATCAACGAGAAAAGAGTACTTGTCACCAGCTACTACAATAGAGCTGACCATGATGGTTGTAAAG GTTCTTACAACTCCAGTTGGTCATGCTACTTCTTTCCAGAAACATCCCAAGAATGTCGAGATCGTGCATTTGAGCTATTGGGTAATAAAGAAGCATTGGAAAGGGGAATTATAACTACAAAAGACagttataaatcaaaagaaatatggACTGGAAGGACTCCAAG GGTATGGGGAGAACCCTGGAGATTTCTGCAACCAACAACAGAAATGAATGGGAGTTTGGTCGCTTTTCATCGTAAAATGGATCGAAGATGGTGGAGAGCACAG GCAATAAGATACTTGATGAGATTCCAAACTCAGTATATGTGTGGCTTGATGAATATTGCCCGAAATGCTGCTTTTGGGAAGGAAGCCGCGAGGATGGTTCTTACAAGTCTCCGAACAGAATGGCCAAAG GATTTTCAGAAGCGCAGGTCAGACATTGAAGAATTCGTATGGTCCAGTCACAGACCATGGATTCCTAGGCCATTGTTGAGCATGCATGTAAGAATGGGAGACAAGGCATGTGAAATGAAGGTAGTTGAGTTTGAAGGTTACATGCATCTTGCTGACCGGATCAGACAGCATTTTCCTCACATCAAGACTGTTTGGCTGTCAACTGAAATGCAG GAAGTTGTCGACAAGTCAAAGCAATACACGAAATGGGATTTCTACTACACGAATGTAACACGACAAGTTGGGAACATGACAATGGCCACATATGAGGCAAGTCTGGGCAGGCAAACCAGTACAAACTATCCCCTTGTTAATTTCTTGATGGCAACAGAGGCCGACTTTTTCGTCGGAGCACTGGGTTCGACATGGTGCTATCTCATAGATGGTATGAGGAACACCGGAGGGAAAGTAATGGCTGGTTACTTGAGCGTTAACAAAGATCGGTTCTGGTAG
- the LOC118050637 gene encoding peroxisome biogenesis protein 12, whose product MLFQVGGQGTRPTFFEMAAAQQLPASLRAALTYSIGVLALRRPFLHKVLDHEDEFFSLLMLVLETHSLRTTDASFSESLYGLRRRTVKIRVKKEDARPNSGDGIQHSGLEKHQRTLSVVFLVVLPYFKSKLYSIYNKEREARLQASLWGNGDETVEDAEYFSGGEASLVSRETTIRARLMKKIQKIMFVCYPWLHASSEGMSFAYQLLYLLDATGFYSLGLHALGIHVCRATGQELMDTTSRISKIRSNERERLHGPPWLKTLQGALLSCAYTMLDYAQTGLIAAVFIFKMMEWWYQSAEERMSAPTVYPPPPPPPAPKVAKEGIPLPPDRTICPLCSQKRANPSVVTISGFVFCYACIFKYLSQYNRCPVTLMPANVDQIRRLFHDM is encoded by the exons ATGTTGTTTCAAGTAGGAGGACAAGGGACACGACCCACCTTCTTCGAGATGGCTGCTGCTCAACAACTCCCTGCCAGTCTCCGTGCTGCCCTCACCTACTCCATCGGT GTATTGGCATTAAGAAGACCATTTCTGCATAAGGTGTTGGACCATGAAGATGAATTCTTTTCATTGCTTATGTTGGTCCTAGAGACTCATAGCTTGCGGACTACAG ATGCTTCTTTTTCTGAATCCCTATATGGATTGCGAAGAAGGACAGTGAAGATAAGAGTAAAGAAGGAAGATGCGCGTCCAAACTCAGGGGATGGAATTCAGCACTCAGGGTTAGAAAAGCACCAAAGAACTCTTTCAGTTGTATTTTTG GTTGTGTTGCCTTATTTTAAGTCAAAATTGTATTCAATATATAACAAAGAAAGGGAAGCCAGGCTTCAAGCAAGTTTGTGGGGAAATGGTGATGAAACAGTTGAAGATGCTGAATATTTTAGTGGAGGGGAGGCTTCTCTTGTTTCTAGAGAAACAACAATTAGAGCACGTTTGATGAAGAAAATTcagaaaattatgtttgtttgctACCCATGGCTGCATGCTAGTAGTGAAG GAATGTCATTTGCTTATCAGCTCTTATATTTGCTGGATGCTACTGGGTTCTATTCTTTAGGACTACATGCGCTTGGGATTCATGTTTGTCGAGCTACAGGGCAAGAGCTG ATGGACACTACTTCTAGAATTTCAAAGATACGAAGCAATGAACGTGAGAGACTTCATGGCCCCCCATGGTTGAag ACGTTACAAGGAGCATTGCTAAGCTGTGCGTATACAATGCTTGACTATGCACAAACTGGCTTAATTGCAGCAGTGTTCATCTTTAAA ATGATGGAATGGTGGTACCAATCTGCTGAGGAGAGAATGTCAGCTCCAACAGTGTATCCCccacctccaccacctccaGCCCCAAAG GTTGCCAAAGAGGGGATTCCACTGCCACCCGATAGAACAATCTGCCCATTGTGCTCCCAAAAGCGTGCAAACCCTTCGGTTGTTACAATCTCAGGATTTGTTTTCTGTTATGCTTGCATATTCAAATATTTATCTCAG TATAACCGCTGCCCAGTCACATTGATGCCAGCAAACGTTGATCAGATAAGGAGGTTGTTCCATGATATGTAG
- the LOC118050638 gene encoding uncharacterized protein isoform X1 has product MENEQFSHESHGHALTFYEESEEKLKTIAKLSGEEVGSPLCYGCFETIHGPAYFCEICGDFWLHKSCFELPSQLTKHSLHSIHSLTLIVRPPSLAGFFVCDGCRDMSPGFAFHCKACRFNLDVKCAISTDGEDLRSRKGVKDTEIPYFGDEHLLVSFNAKQEVEKTCTGCQLILSGPAYGCLDCEFYLHESCKDMPSEIQHPYHPPHPLRAQVAEYGSECDACHMPIRKVFYRCSECDFNLHILCANRSLKVSSSLKYKGHEHDLYYFAASYFNEYSLCNTCRKVCKGSYYICLECKYYVHLDCIPLPRVVENDGHSRDYSHYLTLKDCFVEDDSGQYYCELCEKERDPTYHVYYCDQCPDRNPYLAHIECLMLELMKAELNSASTSAKMVDGGDVKGDTKCLALVKYTAIPPENQIKLKGFRHEHILVPDDEESEARRAYCSWCDGKIFGPGYICQQCSGKWHISCAKSPPQKTHFLHSQHTLTMFYPHYFEYFICDGCRDLCHDVATYHCRECHFFLDMKCASLPDDQCEQLKKTESKTIYFCHKHKLTRANCTARGIKEKCKVCQLRISGATYCCINCNFFLHESCLETPQEIQHQYHLQHPLLGRDFDGNPKNCRACNLQIWDIAYYCDICGFALHFTCATYLTSTLKHEFHREHTLYSFVASDLGDQGFIQSLEPQPSKGNFCCETCGNDCSGSFYRCVECNINRHLECIPLPFKVQQEDHHLDPLTLMENVVEDDSGEYYCEICEDKRNPNHPVYCCKMCKDNWFIAHIGCVIKEVKHGDTSLEILEWWNKDLGSDYEETSSKRDDGTSLSSHSDLESHAMGEHNTEGPGITELD; this is encoded by the exons ATGGAGAATGAACAGTTCAGCCATGAGTCCCATGGCCATGCGTTGACTTTTTATGAGGAGAGTGAGGAGAAGCTCAAGACGATTGCCAAGCTATCCGGGGAGGAGGTTGGATCTCCCTTGTGCTATGGTTGCTTTGAAACCATTCATGGTCCAGCCTATTTTTGTGAAATTTGTGGTGACTTTTGGCTGCACAAATCATGCTTTGAATTGCCCTCTCAGCTAACGAAGCATTCTCTTCACTCAATTCATTCTCTCACCCTCATTGTGAGACCTCCTAGCCTTGCTGGGTTCTTTGTCTGTGATGGATGTAGAGACATGTCTCCTGGCTTTGCCTTCCACTGCAAAGCATGCCGGTTCAATCTTGATGTCAAATGTGCGATTTCAACCGACGGCGAGGATCTGAGATCAAGAAAAGGTGTGAAAGATACCGAGATTCCCTACTTCGGTGATGAGCACCTGCTAGTTTCCTTCAATGCCAAGCAGGAAGTTGAAAAAACTTGTACTGGATGCCAACTGATCCTTTCAGGCCCTGCCTACGGTTGCTTGGACTGTGAATTCTACCTCCATGAATCATGTAAAGACATGCCATCGGAAATACAACATCCATACCACCCTCCGCACCCTCTCCGTGCTCAAGTTGCTGAATATGGTTCAGAATGTGATGCCTGTCACATGCCAATTAGGAAGGTTTTTTATCGATGTTCTGAGTGCGACTTCAATCTGCATATTCTATGTGCTAACAGGTCTCTAAAGGTATCATCTTCCTTGAAATACAAGGGCCATGAGCacgatctctattattttgcgGCGAGCTATTTCAACGAGTATTCTCTATGCAACACTTGCCGCAAGGTTTGCAAGGGCTCTTACTATATCTGTTTAGAGTGCAAATACTATGTTCATCTGGACTGCATTCCTTTACCGCGAGTTGTTGAGAATGATGGCCACTCCCGCGACTATTCCCATTACCTCACCCTCAAGGATTGCTTTGTTGAAGACGACTCGGGTCAGTATTACTGTGAGCTTTGTGAGAAAGAAAGGGATCCAACGTATCATGTTTACTACTGTGATCAATGCCCTGATCGCAATCCATATCTCGCTCATATTGAATGCCTGATGTTGGAG TTAATGAAAGCAGAGCTCAACTCTGCGAGTACCTCTGCCAAGATGGTTGATGGTGGAGATGTAAAGGGTGATACGAAGTGCCTTGCTCTCGTCAAGTACACAGCTATCCCACCTGAGAATCAAATTAAG CTTAAAGGTTTCAGGCATGAACATATCCTGGTCCCTGACGATGAGGAATCAGAAGCAAGGAGAGCTTACTGTTCTTGGTGCGATGGCAAGATTTTTGGTCCAGGCTATATCTGTCAACAATGTTCGGGAAAGTGGCATATATCATGCGCTAAATCGCCCCCTCAAAAGACACACTTTCTTCACTCACAGCACACCCTAACTATGTtttatcctcattattttgagTACTTTATATGCGATGGCTGTAGAGATCTTTGCCATGATGTTGCCACTTATCATTGCCGTGAGTGCCACTTCTTCCTTGATATGAAATGTGCTTCTCTACCTGATGATCAGTGCGAGCAATTGAAGAAGACAGAAagcaaaactatatatttttgcCACAAGCATAAATTAACAAGAGCCAACTGTACTGCAAGAGGAATTAAAGAGAAATGCAAGGTCTGTCAGCTCCGTATCTCCGGTGCAACATATTGCTGCATTAACTGCAACTTCTTCCTCCATGAATCCTGCCTCGAAACACCACAAGAAATACAACACCAGTATCACCTGCAGCACCCCCTTCTTGGTCGGGACTTTGATGGAAATCCAAAAAACTGCAGAGCCTGCAATCTGCAAATTTGGGATATTGCCTATTACTGTGATATCTGCGGTTTTGCTCTCCATTTTACATGCGCTACTTACTTAACTTCCACTCTCAAACATGAGTTCCACCGTGAGCACACACTCTATTCCTTCGTAGCATCGGATCTAGGGGATCAGGGCTTTATCCAGTCGCTAGAACCACAACCTTCAAAAGGCAATTTTTGTTGCGAGACCTGTGGAAATGATTGCAGTGGCTCCTTCTATCGTTGTGTTGAATGCAACATTAATCGACATCTTGAGTGCATTCCATTGCCATTTAAAGTTCAGCAAGAAGACCATCATTTGGATCCTCTTACTCTCATGGAAAATGTAGTCGAAGATGATTCTGGAGAATATTACTGTGAGATTTGCGAGGATAAAAGGAACCCAAATCATCCTGTTTATTGCTGCAAGATGTGCAAGGATAACTGGTTCATTGCTCATATTGGATGCGTGATTAAAGAGGTGAAACAT GGAGACACTTCATTAGAAATACTGGAATGGTGGAATAAAGATTTGGGATCAGACTATGAGGAGACCTCTAGCAAGAGGGATGATGGGACCTCCCTTTCCAGTCATTCTGATCTAGAGAGTCATGCAATGGGAGAGCATAATACGGAAGGCCCTGGAATTACTGAACTTGATTAA
- the LOC118050638 gene encoding uncharacterized protein isoform X2, with protein MENEQFSHESHGHALTFYEESEEKLKTIAKLSGEEVGSPLCYGCFETIHGPAYFCEICGDFWLHKSCFELPSQLTKHSLHSIHSLTLIVRPPSLAGFFVCDGCRDMSPGFAFHCKACRFNLDVKCAISTDGEDLRSRKGVKDTEIPYFGDEHLLVSFNAKQEVEKTCTGCQLILSGPAYGCLDCEFYLHESCKDMPSEIQHPYHPPHPLRAQVAEYGSECDACHMPIRKVFYRCSECDFNLHILCANRSLKVSSSLKYKGHEHDLYYFAASYFNEYSLCNTCRKVCKGSYYICLECKYYVHLDCIPLPRVVENDGHSRDYSHYLTLKDCFVEDDSGQYYCELCEKERDPTYHVYYCDQCPDRNPYLAHIECLMLELMKAELNSASTSAKMVDGGDVKGDTKCLALVKYTAIPPENQIKLKGFRHEHILVPDDEESEARRAYCSWCDGKIFGPGYICQQCSGKWHISCAKSPPQKTHFLHSQHTLTMFYPHYFEYFICDGCRDLCHDVATYHCRECHFFLDMKCASLPDDQCEQLKKTESKTIYFCHKHKLTRANCTARGIKEKCKVCQLRISGATYCCINCNFFLHESCLETPQEIQHQYHLQHPLLGRDFDGNPKNCRACNLQIWDIAYYCDICGFALHFTCATYLTSTLKHEFHREHTLYSFVASDLGDQGFIQSLEPQPSKGNFCCETCGNDCSGSFYRCVECNINRHLECIPLPFKVQQEDHHLDPLTLMENVVEDDSGEYYCEICEDKRNPNHPVYCCKMCKDNWFIAHIGCVIKEGDTSLEILEWWNKDLGSDYEETSSKRDDGTSLSSHSDLESHAMGEHNTEGPGITELD; from the exons ATGGAGAATGAACAGTTCAGCCATGAGTCCCATGGCCATGCGTTGACTTTTTATGAGGAGAGTGAGGAGAAGCTCAAGACGATTGCCAAGCTATCCGGGGAGGAGGTTGGATCTCCCTTGTGCTATGGTTGCTTTGAAACCATTCATGGTCCAGCCTATTTTTGTGAAATTTGTGGTGACTTTTGGCTGCACAAATCATGCTTTGAATTGCCCTCTCAGCTAACGAAGCATTCTCTTCACTCAATTCATTCTCTCACCCTCATTGTGAGACCTCCTAGCCTTGCTGGGTTCTTTGTCTGTGATGGATGTAGAGACATGTCTCCTGGCTTTGCCTTCCACTGCAAAGCATGCCGGTTCAATCTTGATGTCAAATGTGCGATTTCAACCGACGGCGAGGATCTGAGATCAAGAAAAGGTGTGAAAGATACCGAGATTCCCTACTTCGGTGATGAGCACCTGCTAGTTTCCTTCAATGCCAAGCAGGAAGTTGAAAAAACTTGTACTGGATGCCAACTGATCCTTTCAGGCCCTGCCTACGGTTGCTTGGACTGTGAATTCTACCTCCATGAATCATGTAAAGACATGCCATCGGAAATACAACATCCATACCACCCTCCGCACCCTCTCCGTGCTCAAGTTGCTGAATATGGTTCAGAATGTGATGCCTGTCACATGCCAATTAGGAAGGTTTTTTATCGATGTTCTGAGTGCGACTTCAATCTGCATATTCTATGTGCTAACAGGTCTCTAAAGGTATCATCTTCCTTGAAATACAAGGGCCATGAGCacgatctctattattttgcgGCGAGCTATTTCAACGAGTATTCTCTATGCAACACTTGCCGCAAGGTTTGCAAGGGCTCTTACTATATCTGTTTAGAGTGCAAATACTATGTTCATCTGGACTGCATTCCTTTACCGCGAGTTGTTGAGAATGATGGCCACTCCCGCGACTATTCCCATTACCTCACCCTCAAGGATTGCTTTGTTGAAGACGACTCGGGTCAGTATTACTGTGAGCTTTGTGAGAAAGAAAGGGATCCAACGTATCATGTTTACTACTGTGATCAATGCCCTGATCGCAATCCATATCTCGCTCATATTGAATGCCTGATGTTGGAG TTAATGAAAGCAGAGCTCAACTCTGCGAGTACCTCTGCCAAGATGGTTGATGGTGGAGATGTAAAGGGTGATACGAAGTGCCTTGCTCTCGTCAAGTACACAGCTATCCCACCTGAGAATCAAATTAAG CTTAAAGGTTTCAGGCATGAACATATCCTGGTCCCTGACGATGAGGAATCAGAAGCAAGGAGAGCTTACTGTTCTTGGTGCGATGGCAAGATTTTTGGTCCAGGCTATATCTGTCAACAATGTTCGGGAAAGTGGCATATATCATGCGCTAAATCGCCCCCTCAAAAGACACACTTTCTTCACTCACAGCACACCCTAACTATGTtttatcctcattattttgagTACTTTATATGCGATGGCTGTAGAGATCTTTGCCATGATGTTGCCACTTATCATTGCCGTGAGTGCCACTTCTTCCTTGATATGAAATGTGCTTCTCTACCTGATGATCAGTGCGAGCAATTGAAGAAGACAGAAagcaaaactatatatttttgcCACAAGCATAAATTAACAAGAGCCAACTGTACTGCAAGAGGAATTAAAGAGAAATGCAAGGTCTGTCAGCTCCGTATCTCCGGTGCAACATATTGCTGCATTAACTGCAACTTCTTCCTCCATGAATCCTGCCTCGAAACACCACAAGAAATACAACACCAGTATCACCTGCAGCACCCCCTTCTTGGTCGGGACTTTGATGGAAATCCAAAAAACTGCAGAGCCTGCAATCTGCAAATTTGGGATATTGCCTATTACTGTGATATCTGCGGTTTTGCTCTCCATTTTACATGCGCTACTTACTTAACTTCCACTCTCAAACATGAGTTCCACCGTGAGCACACACTCTATTCCTTCGTAGCATCGGATCTAGGGGATCAGGGCTTTATCCAGTCGCTAGAACCACAACCTTCAAAAGGCAATTTTTGTTGCGAGACCTGTGGAAATGATTGCAGTGGCTCCTTCTATCGTTGTGTTGAATGCAACATTAATCGACATCTTGAGTGCATTCCATTGCCATTTAAAGTTCAGCAAGAAGACCATCATTTGGATCCTCTTACTCTCATGGAAAATGTAGTCGAAGATGATTCTGGAGAATATTACTGTGAGATTTGCGAGGATAAAAGGAACCCAAATCATCCTGTTTATTGCTGCAAGATGTGCAAGGATAACTGGTTCATTGCTCATATTGGATGCGTGATTAAAGAG GGAGACACTTCATTAGAAATACTGGAATGGTGGAATAAAGATTTGGGATCAGACTATGAGGAGACCTCTAGCAAGAGGGATGATGGGACCTCCCTTTCCAGTCATTCTGATCTAGAGAGTCATGCAATGGGAGAGCATAATACGGAAGGCCCTGGAATTACTGAACTTGATTAA